The DNA region ACCATTGCCACCATCGAGGCGATGAAGATGGAGGCGGCGATCACCGCGCCCAAGGCAGGGACGGTCGAGCGGGTCGCGGTGGCGGGCACCGCGCAGGTCGAAGGGGGCGACCTGCTGGTGGTGGTGAGCTGAGTCGCATCGTCGCCGGCAGGTTCGGAGGGCGACGAATCGTGGTGCCGCAGCACAAATCCGGACGCGGCACCCGGCCCACCACCGACCGGGTCCGCGAATCGCTGTTCAACCTGCTCTCGGCTCGACTCGACTTCGCAGGCCTGCGGGTGCTCGACCTCTACGCGGGTAGCGGTGCGCTGGGCCTGGAGGCGCTGTCACGTGGCGCCGCGTCGGCACTGTTCGTCGAAGCCGACGGCCGGGCCGCGGCGGTCATCGAACGCAACATCGCCGCGTTGGGTGTCGACGGCGCGGTGGTGCGGCGCGGTGCCGTGGCCGCGGTGCTGGCCGGTGCGCCCGGCCGGCCGGCAGATCTGGTGTTTGCCGACCCACCGTATGAGCTGTCCAACGCCGAAGTCGAGGCGACGTTGACGGCGCTGACCGACAACGGGTGGGCCGCGTCCGGCGGCGTCGCGGTCGTCGAGCGGCCGGCCGGCGGTGTCGAACTGACCTGGCCGCAGCAGTGGTCGGTGTGGAAATCCCGCCGCTATGGCGACACCCGCATCGAACTCGCGCAG from Mycobacterium sp. SMC-4 includes:
- the rsmD gene encoding 16S rRNA (guanine(966)-N(2))-methyltransferase RsmD produces the protein MSRIVAGRFGGRRIVVPQHKSGRGTRPTTDRVRESLFNLLSARLDFAGLRVLDLYAGSGALGLEALSRGAASALFVEADGRAAAVIERNIAALGVDGAVVRRGAVAAVLAGAPGRPADLVFADPPYELSNAEVEATLTALTDNGWAASGGVAVVERPAGGVELTWPQQWSVWKSRRYGDTRIELAQRR